GAACACGGGACTTGATGCGATCGACCTGGCGCTTTTGCGGGAGCTGCAGAACGATGCACGGCAGACCAACCGGGACCTGGCCGCGAAGACGGGCATCTCCCCGTCGACGTCGCTGGAGCGGGTACGGCTGCTCCGGGAGCGCGGCCTGATCACCGGGTATCACGCCGCGCTGGACCTCGAAGCGGTCGGCCGGCCCGTGCAGGCGCTGATCTCGGTGCGCATCCGCCCGCCGGCCCGGGCCGTCATCGAGGGGTTCCGGGAGTGGGCGCACCAACTGCCGGAGGTCATCGCCATGTTCGTCACCTCCGGTCCCCACGACTTCCTCCTGCACATCGCCGTCCCGGACGTGAACAGCGTGTACGCCTTCGTCATCGACCGGCTCACGGAACGGCGCGAGGTGGCCGACGTGCAGACGACCCTCGCGTACGAGCACGTCCGCTCCCGCGTCATCCAGCCGGCCACCGGCCCGGACCCCGACCCGGCACGACGGCCACGCCGGCAGCGGTAGCGGTGTCCGGGCCGGCCGTCGGCCGCGAACTCCCGCCACAGGCCGTCCACGAGGCCCCGGGCAGGGACGCACCCGCAAACCACACAAGGCCACAAAGCACTTCACGTCGAGGGCGCCCCCGCCCACCACCACGACCGTCGGCGCGGCCAACGCCGTCGCGGCCGCGCCCGGCCCGCGGCGCCGTGGTGCGCGCCCGGGTGCGCGACGCGGCGAGCCACGGAGTCACGCCCCCTCGATCGCCCGGTCCGGGCGATCCGCCCACGGCACTCATCCATTTGCCCCCGCAACCACCTCCCGCCTCCCACCCCGGGCGCGGCACCCGCGCTCGAAGAAGCGCTCCCCGCCCCGGGGGTTGACAGAAGACGCCGCACGACACAGCCTTTGGCAACGTTGTCATACCGATCCGCACGGCACAGGTGCGGAGCCGGTTCGGTCTGCGCCGTTTTTTGATGGGACGTCACACCTATGACAGATCAGTCGGGTCCGTCGCGCCTTCCCTCGCGACGGACCGTCGTCACCACGGGCACCACCCTGCTGGCCGGCTTCGGTCTCGGAGCCGTACTCCCCGTGTCGACCGCTGCCGCCGCCCCCACCG
The DNA window shown above is from Streptomyces sp. NBC_00670 and carries:
- a CDS encoding Lrp/AsnC family transcriptional regulator, coding for MNTGLDAIDLALLRELQNDARQTNRDLAAKTGISPSTSLERVRLLRERGLITGYHAALDLEAVGRPVQALISVRIRPPARAVIEGFREWAHQLPEVIAMFVTSGPHDFLLHIAVPDVNSVYAFVIDRLTERREVADVQTTLAYEHVRSRVIQPATGPDPDPARRPRRQR